The DNA segment ATCAGGAAAGGgttgaaaaaataacacttCATTTAGCGTTTCAGACGATTCAGTACGAAACAATGCTTCCAACCGGCCTTGAACGGACCGTTCTTTGGGTAACGGTTATTGTGCTTGTTAAGGTAATGGTCGTGCGTGTAAAGCAACGAAGCAAtgggaagcaaaagaaaggacttttttttatttaaaacatttaattctATCCTCCACAGGTGTTTGCTATCGTGGACTTTCACATCGACGATGATCCTGTAAGTGAGTTGAGAGTGATTTGGGTGACCGGGTGACTTGAAGTGGAGTGAAGCGAGCAACCCTGCAAAAGATCGTAGTAGCTCTTCAATATACTCAATTATTAGTAACTCTaactctctctcgctctctctctctctctctctatctctctctcttttcttctcttgcaAGAAATCAGACGCACAAGTATGCTGCATGGTAGAGCACACATTTCCCCAGGAACCGTACCGGGTGTGCCACGAACAGCACGCCACCCCGCAGATGGACAATGGAACCGTTATGGTATGCCGATCGCTCTCCATTTCCCCATAAAACCCCCTTTCGCTAATGTATCCTCACTTCACGCTTTCCCTCAGTGCATTCACCAGTGCTACTACAAAGCGATCGGTATGTTTGCCGCCGATGGCAAAGTGAACACCGACGCGTACATCAAGTACCGGGACGAGCTGGATCCAACGCTTCGGGATGCGTTTTCCTACTCCATGGTGGTGTGTGCGAAGATCATCGCAAAGCGTATGAACAACAATATCGCAGAAGTCAACAGAATGCGTTGCAGCCCGCTGCCCTACCTGTTTAACCGTTGCCTGATGGAGGTTGGCATCGGGAACTGTCCGCCGGAGCGGTGGATGAATTGTAAGCACGGGTAAACGCGGGGGGTTCCAATTCGAAAAGGGGCAATTTAAagcatctttttttgttgctgtattTTTTAGCTTCCCTGTGCGATAAACTTTTGGAGGTAATTGTAAAAAAGTATGGACCAGGCATAATACACAAACCGGTGGAGTGAAAATGGTAACAAAAAGGGCAAACAGGTCGTACACAGACGCATAAAAAACAGGGTCAAACCCAAACGCGGAAAGGGGTAACAGACAGTTTGAAGTATGTTTGgggaagaagtaaaaaacattCAATCACCTGTATTGTGTAAAGCTTAAAAGTGGAACTGGAGCAATAAACATGTCTGCGTAGTTCtgttattttgattatttttgtgatttatgAACTGccaaaaaaagggacacaGAAAATCGTTCCAATCTTCCCAAAACAGCCTCACACATTCCACATTCGTCGTCTGACCCGCGTGTCGCACAGACCACACTGCTACTGCTCCGCATCGAGCAATGGTGCCACATCAGCGGACAGACTCACGGTGGAGGCTCATTTTGCTACTTCTGTTGTCGTTTAACTGTTGTGAGGCTCTTCCATTTCAAGTCGAGGGACAGCCCGTCGTTCACTGCAATCAGCCACCGTTGGAAGTGGTAAGTGGAAAGACTACTCTGTTCTGTCTACTAAGCAACTAATAATTCAAACCGTCACCAGCATCCCAAAGATTGTTGCCAGCTCCCTTCACTGATCGATGAGGAGCTGCTGCGCAACTGCAAGACACTGTACGGTGGGGAACCGCTGCAGCGGAAGCTAATCTACGAGCGTGGCAAGGTGAGCTTACTCTCGTTCGTTTAGTAGCTGTATTGTAACTTCTTTGGAGTTTAACTCGGCAGTGCTTTGTAGAGTGCGCTCTTAATGCAACGGGTACGCTAGTGGGCGGTGTGCTCGATCAGGCCAAAATACTGCACGTGATCGTGACGGCCACGCAGAACGATCCGGCCGTCATGCAGCTGTTCCAGAGCAGTACGTTGCAGTGCTTTCAAACCGtgggtgctggtggtggtggtgcaagcAGCCCTGCAGGCTGCAGTAGCTTGGGCGTTGATTTTGTCGGTTGCGTTAACATCAAAAACTTTGTGGTAAGCACAGTCGTTGTGTctgtttgttgcttcttcgCGGTTACATTGCATGCTGTTTTCCTTTGCAGAACTGTCCACCGCACATTTGGAGCAACAGTGCGCAGTGTAACGCCTTGAGGCAGTACATTCTGGAGTGTCCCCAGCCGTTCTAGCCGTTCTTTCGTGCATGCTACTCGCCCATTCCTTTCGAGACGTTCGATCGCTCCTATTCAAACAGTTTATTTAGTGTTTACTTTTTCTCGTGTATGTATATTAAACAAAATCCCTAAattaacgaacaaaaaaaccccttttctCCTTCGCCCTAACTCCGCCTACTCTTCCCGCGGCGTCATCTTAAACTTGAGCGCACCTTCTGGTGCGTACATGAACGTCACCTCGTACTTGAGCGGTTTGTGGTGGTACTCGAGCTTGAACGAGCGCAGCAGCTTCGCCAGCAGTATCTGCATCTCCAGATCGGCAAACCGTCGGCCGAGGCACATGCGCGCCCCGTACCCGTACGGCAGGGAGGCGAACGGGTGCAGCTGATCACCGGAACCGCCCTGTGCCGGCTTCAGCCACCGTTCCGGCTTGAACCGTTGCGCATCGGACACGTACTCTTCCATCGTGCCGAGGACTAGATTCGGAAACACGCACTGGACCtgcaagagaaaaaacacgAAATATAAGACAAAAATCATTCCAAAGAATTCACTGTTCGTTGTGTTCTAGCTTACCCCTTTCGGAATTCGGTAGCCACAGATGACGGTGTCCTCCTGCAGGGTGCGCCCGTTGCCGATGACGGTGCTGTACACCCGCAGCACCTCCTTGATAAATGCCTTCAGGTAGTGGGCCTGATCGAGCAGCTGGATCGTGAGCGGTGTCTTCGGGTCGGGCATGAGCCGCTTCAGCTCTTCGTACAGCTTCTGCTGCTCGGCTGGCCGGGTGGCAAGTTGGTACAGAATCGAACAGACTGCCATCGAAATCTACAAAATTGGAaagcaaaatagaaaaatatcaCTTTTGTTTTGAAAGCTGTCAAAATGAAGTTTGCGCAATTTACGCTAGAGGGCGCTGCTGTGTACGGTTAACACTTAGCCAGTGAGCGCGTCACGCTTACCGTATCGATTCCGACCAGTATCAAATCAAGCGCCATCACAACGGCCAGCTTCTCGTCGTTTTCGCTCTTGATGACACGCTCCAGCAGCGAAGGTTCGCCGTCCAGTGCACGGCCTTCGTTCAGCTTCATCCGCTGCGTTGCATTCTTGATGTACTTCATGCAAACTCTGGAACCAACACACTCTCATTAGCTTTCTCTCTTTAACTCTCTCATCACACTCCCAAGATACTCACTTGACGAAGTAGTCCATGTTGCTGACGTACTTGTACCAGACCGGCGTCGGGAAGTAGCGCCAGTACGGTGCCTTCAGCTCGAGCGTGGCCACATTGCGCAGCGCATACTTGGCCGCATTGATGATTTGCTGCGGTTCCGATTTCGGGTCCAGATTCGGCTCCAAACACCCGAGCCGGGTGTCGAGCGCCACCAGCCCAATGCACTCCAGGGACCATTTGTGGATCTCGTTGTCGAAATCGTCGGGCAGCTCTTTGCGATCGTCCAGCAGCTGCTGGCACCGGTCGATGAACTCTTCCGTCACCTGCTCGAGCGGGGACACGTACCGCCGGACGGTGGACAGCTGCAGGACCGGTTTTTGGACGCGGGAGCGAAACTCACGCCATGGTTCACCGTGActagacaacaacaaaaaaagggacagCCGATGTCAGATTAGACAGCCGGGAGACGAAAATTGGTCAAGAGGGTGATGATAATGGCAATTAGAGTTTAAGCCACTTTTAGGATAGTATTTCAGAGGAAAATCATTTCCCACGGCTGGGTTGGTGTGCATTAATCCAAGCGAAACGTTACCCCTGGAGGCCTAATTAAGGCAAAGACTAAGTCACTCATCCGGTCATAAAGCATCTAGATTTCACTACGATTAATTGTGTGCTTTAATTATACACACAGACAACACTCAACCACTATTGCATCATTTCCTTTTGCTATTCTACaactacaaaaacacaacacctcAAGTACTTACACTCCAACGACACCGGGAAGATCGCCGAAGAAGTCTTTCCTCAGCTCACTCTTGTACTTCACGAGGCTGGGCATCGAGGGTCGGAACGGTGTTGGGCCCTCATTACGGTACACCTGTGTAGAGAGGCAAAGATGTCACACCCATTAACAAACTACCCTCCTTCACTTCCATTCCTTTGCCGGCCCTTACCTTCTCGATTTCGTCACAGTCGTACACGAACAGCAGATCCGGGCGGCCGATCAATCCACCGAGCCGTACGATGCGGCCGTAGTCGCGGTGCAGCAGGAACGATATCATCGCCACATCCGATATCTTGTACTGGCCGATGATGGGGAAAACACTGCagaaattgaagaagaagaagaaaagtgtGGTGAAAACAATGTGTAAATCTCCTATCCAAAAAACGAGCCCTTTTCGTAGCGATGTTTGTTCGCCCCGCTGCGTGCTGTAAAAGGCGTGCAGGGTGTGGTTGGAATTGGCAAGGCGCTTTGTACACGGTGTAGAGTAATAGCAACGGCACACCATTGGCTTCTGATTCAATGTTTCGATGAGGTCGGGTAGGTGGTGTTGTGGCTAAGCTAATGAGCCGTTAAAACATGTGGGAGGGTTTGGAAAGAGTAAGATACGCCGCGGTCAGAACTGGCATTGTTTGCAAAACAtcaaacttttttgttttcggttttgACAGCGTGAAACAAGTGGAAACATTGTCGGCATTTGGTAAGCTGAATCGGCCGGCAAGCTGTGTGATGTAAGCGGTTTTGatggaaagcaaaaagaatTTACTTTTGTTAAGCGTTGTGTCAGAGGATCGACATCAATTGAGTTGCAATTGATGATTGATGTTGCTGAATTTTAACTTTCAGCGTGTAAAGCAACAAGGAGCAAGTATCAACAGAGAAGATGACTAGAAAACACAAtgagctttaaaaaaaatcttccaaacaatagtttcttttttgttcttgtacCTTAATTGCATGGTAATTTGTTGATTAAGGTGCGATTTTTTCAAGGTTGTGTTTATCGGCAAACTCAATCTAATTAACTTATAATGGCTGCGAAGCGACGCGTGCCGTGTGTTTAAGCTAGAtcgagacaaaaaaaaaccatggaCAAAACTGTATTAAGCCTCCtgagtgttgttgttttgacagagattggttgttgttttacagttaattacatttcattccatttttgGGAAGCTATATTTGACCTCGTATGGTCAGAAAATgctttgaatgaaacattgaTGTAATAAGgaaaagtttgttttaatgtgtttcAGGCTTTAAGCATTTGCAATGAAGATGCTAAGATCCTGCGATAAGCTAGTGACGTCAATAGAGTAACATCCACTGAACGA comes from the Anopheles coluzzii chromosome 2, AcolN3, whole genome shotgun sequence genome and includes:
- the LOC125908423 gene encoding uncharacterized protein LOC125908423 — encoded protein: MVEHTFPQEPYRVCHEQHATPQMDNGTVMCIHQCYYKAIGMFAADGKVNTDAYIKYRDELDPTLRDAFSYSMVVCAKIIAKRMNNNIAEVNRMRCSPLPYLFNRCLMEVGIGNCPPERWMNFEGQPVVHCNQPPLEVHPKDCCQLPSLIDEELLRNCKTLYGGEPLQRKLIYERGKCFVECALNATGTLVGGVLDQAKILHVIVTATQNDPAVMQLFQSSTLQCFQTVGAGGGGASSPAGCSSLGVDFVGCVNIKNFVNCPPHIWSNSAQCNALRQYILECPQPF
- the LOC120951332 gene encoding probable cytochrome P450 301a1, mitochondrial codes for the protein MNHTRQRLIRELTAVRTIAQPRTAVQLQRQQQQQQTRCSSTDRPIRYTHSTASCPHMVEALNVGTDGAQTTASSNSSSARNTIRLEDARPYSEVPGPKPLPILGNTWRVFPIIGQYKISDVAMISFLLHRDYGRIVRLGGLIGRPDLLFVYDCDEIEKVYRNEGPTPFRPSMPSLVKYKSELRKDFFGDLPGVVGVHGEPWREFRSRVQKPVLQLSTVRRYVSPLEQVTEEFIDRCQQLLDDRKELPDDFDNEIHKWSLECIGLVALDTRLGCLEPNLDPKSEPQQIINAAKYALRNVATLELKAPYWRYFPTPVWYKYVSNMDYFVKVCMKYIKNATQRMKLNEGRALDGEPSLLERVIKSENDEKLAVVMALDLILVGIDTISMAVCSILYQLATRPAEQQKLYEELKRLMPDPKTPLTIQLLDQAHYLKAFIKEVLRVYSTVIGNGRTLQEDTVICGYRIPKGVQCVFPNLVLGTMEEYVSDAQRFKPERWLKPAQGGSGDQLHPFASLPYGYGARMCLGRRFADLEMQILLAKLLRSFKLEYHHKPLKYEVTFMYAPEGALKFKMTPREE